Proteins found in one Vagococcus carniphilus genomic segment:
- a CDS encoding class I SAM-dependent methyltransferase: MDQENRLTSWLESENRQKSFEGWDFSSIQENFWQEETSWDYTEIVRHYLKPDMRLLDMGTGGGELLTHFSHPFHQTSVTEGWEKNYQLLLTTLAKKGVEVKFVKEDDQLDFSDNQFDIVLNCHESFSLDEVKRVLKPGGLFITQQVGDLNGINLASRLIPNFEKKDFNLHLSSVVRELKKRDFDILDQYESYPSQKFFSMDALIYYVRTIEWEFPGFSVLTHQKELIELEEELKRVGFIYNQEHRFLVSCINQK; encoded by the coding sequence ATGGATCAAGAAAATAGATTAACAAGCTGGTTGGAAAGTGAAAACAGACAAAAAAGTTTTGAAGGCTGGGACTTTTCTAGTATACAAGAAAACTTTTGGCAGGAAGAAACATCTTGGGATTATACTGAAATAGTTAGACATTATTTAAAACCTGATATGAGGTTATTAGATATGGGAACAGGTGGAGGCGAATTATTAACTCATTTTTCTCATCCCTTTCATCAAACAAGTGTGACAGAAGGCTGGGAAAAGAATTACCAGCTACTACTAACGACACTTGCTAAAAAGGGAGTAGAGGTAAAATTTGTTAAAGAAGATGATCAATTAGATTTCTCAGATAATCAATTTGATATCGTGTTGAATTGTCATGAGTCATTTTCTTTAGATGAGGTTAAAAGAGTTCTTAAGCCAGGTGGCCTTTTTATAACGCAACAAGTTGGTGATTTAAATGGTATTAACTTAGCCTCACGGTTGATTCCTAATTTTGAAAAGAAAGACTTTAACCTTCATTTATCGTCAGTTGTTAGAGAATTAAAGAAGCGTGACTTTGACATACTTGATCAATACGAATCTTATCCTAGTCAAAAATTCTTCTCAATGGATGCTCTTATTTATTATGTTAGAACGATTGAATGGGAATTTCCTGGATTTTCCGTTTTAACGCATCAAAAGGAATTAATTGAGTTAGAAGAAGAACTAAAAAGAGTTGGTTTTATCTATAATCAAGAACACCGATTTTTAGTAAGTTGTATTAATCAGAAATAA
- a CDS encoding Gfo/Idh/MocA family protein: MKIGVIGLGNIFQKAYLPILSSNRSEHTFYFASQNEKTKEKIKEAYGFDHFFNSLEELLEIGVEACMIHSATVAHYELAKKCLESGIHVFIDKPLSENYDETRELIELAEKNNLILMLGFNRRFAPGVESIKELSNKRVITLEKNRIFEEYSPGFVVYDLLLHLIDTAVYLVDSSDVKLVSSTLKGGDVLEYATVQLEADDTTVFISMDMKSGANTEMYRGTSQEGIVTVTNLVNVTHQKEGTVTQLPQSDWATTLYKRGFDSMVTEFFEALETGNRRQLKQEHVLLSHEICQQILKA, from the coding sequence ATGAAGATAGGTGTCATAGGATTAGGAAACATTTTTCAAAAAGCATATTTACCGATTCTTTCTAGTAATCGAAGCGAACATACTTTTTATTTTGCTAGCCAAAATGAAAAGACAAAGGAAAAAATAAAGGAAGCATATGGTTTTGATCATTTTTTCAATTCTTTAGAAGAACTTTTAGAAATAGGTGTTGAAGCCTGCATGATCCACTCAGCAACTGTCGCTCATTATGAGTTGGCCAAAAAATGTTTAGAATCAGGTATTCATGTGTTTATAGATAAACCTTTAAGTGAAAATTATGATGAAACAAGAGAGTTAATCGAACTGGCTGAAAAGAATAATTTAATCTTAATGCTTGGCTTTAATCGTCGCTTTGCTCCAGGAGTTGAATCAATCAAAGAGTTGTCTAACAAGCGTGTCATTACGTTAGAAAAAAATCGGATTTTTGAAGAGTATAGTCCGGGGTTTGTAGTATATGACTTACTACTTCATTTAATTGATACAGCTGTTTATTTAGTAGATAGTTCAGACGTTAAATTGGTCTCTTCAACGCTTAAAGGTGGCGACGTATTAGAATATGCGACTGTCCAATTAGAGGCTGATGATACGACTGTTTTTATTTCAATGGATATGAAGAGTGGTGCCAATACAGAGATGTATAGAGGTACTAGCCAAGAAGGAATTGTTACGGTGACTAATTTAGTTAATGTGACACATCAAAAAGAAGGTACAGTGACTCAATTACCTCAATCTGATTGGGCAACGACTCTTTATAAAAGAGGATTTGACTCAATGGTGACAGAGTTTTTTGAAGCGTTAGAAACAGGCAATAGACGTCAGTTAAAACAAGAACATGTTTTATTGAGTCATGAGATTTGCCAACAGATATTAAAGGCATAA
- a CDS encoding ABC transporter permease — MLALIRIEAKRMSRDKTTFLMSIGMPIFFYLIFTALIQIPENYQAAFFKEYLMSMTAFSLCSFALFTFPFDIIQDRKNGWRMRLTHVNLSFIEIYTVKMVKMIVMYVAAIISVFLVGKVVRGVELTLTQWFVSGFVLLLGGILFLGIGAILSFFKNEKTASIFANIMYLGMSALGGLWFPTDQFPEWLQPISKLMPTFQFRELAVGYINHGKVPVASFGILAGYSLFFLLLASIINKKQKVDIRQ; from the coding sequence ATGCTAGCACTAATTAGAATTGAAGCTAAACGGATGAGCCGAGATAAGACTACTTTTTTAATGAGTATTGGAATGCCGATTTTTTTCTATCTTATTTTTACAGCATTAATTCAAATACCTGAGAATTATCAAGCTGCCTTTTTTAAAGAGTATTTGATGTCTATGACAGCTTTTAGTTTATGTAGTTTTGCATTATTCACCTTTCCTTTTGATATCATTCAAGATCGTAAAAATGGTTGGCGAATGAGATTGACTCATGTTAATTTAAGTTTTATTGAAATTTATACAGTAAAGATGGTTAAAATGATTGTTATGTATGTTGCGGCAATTATTTCAGTCTTTTTAGTGGGAAAAGTTGTTAGAGGAGTGGAGTTAACTCTTACGCAGTGGTTTGTTTCAGGATTTGTCTTACTTTTAGGAGGTATCTTATTCTTAGGAATAGGTGCTATTCTGAGTTTTTTCAAAAATGAAAAAACGGCCTCTATTTTTGCTAATATTATGTATCTAGGGATGTCTGCTTTAGGAGGCTTATGGTTTCCGACAGATCAGTTTCCTGAATGGTTACAGCCTATTTCAAAACTGATGCCAACCTTTCAATTTAGAGAACTGGCGGTGGGATATATCAATCATGGAAAAGTTCCAGTAGCTTCCTTTGGCATTTTAGCTGGTTATAGTTTATTCTTTTTATTGTTAGCTAGTATCATTAATAAAAAACAAAAAGTTGATATCAGACAATAA
- a CDS encoding ABC transporter ATP-binding protein, translated as MKSVIELKKINKQFKEKQVLTDISLNIGKGECVALLGKNGAGKSTLLNIILGLFYPTTGEIAVNETKQDIGFLSQKTQFPDDVTVQEMLDFVSSFSSNPLDSNEIDTVLGFEKNKYKQLVYTCSGGEQRLFDMCLAIINRPKLLIIDEPTSGMDTSTRQHFWQLVKQLKEAGTTIFFTTHYIEEVDYCADRVILLDEGVIQADNTPYHLRTLNKKKVITIEKEIYQEFEESLSNLIIKNQLSITTKNDVLVIIFKNEQTNEVISELLQTGIPFDNIEITNTSLLETIFQSGIDKERSEVDASTN; from the coding sequence ATGAAATCAGTCATTGAACTGAAAAAAATTAATAAGCAATTTAAAGAGAAACAGGTGCTAACAGATATTTCTTTAAATATTGGAAAAGGCGAATGTGTAGCTCTTTTAGGAAAGAATGGAGCGGGAAAAAGTACTTTATTAAATATTATTCTTGGTCTATTTTACCCAACAACAGGCGAGATAGCTGTAAATGAAACGAAACAAGATATTGGCTTTCTTTCTCAAAAAACACAATTTCCAGATGATGTGACTGTTCAAGAGATGCTAGATTTTGTCTCTAGTTTTTCTAGCAACCCCTTAGATTCGAATGAAATAGATACAGTTTTAGGATTTGAAAAAAATAAATACAAACAACTTGTTTATACTTGCTCAGGTGGGGAGCAACGTTTGTTTGACATGTGTTTAGCCATTATTAACCGACCAAAGTTACTCATTATTGATGAACCAACATCAGGGATGGATACGTCAACGAGACAACATTTTTGGCAACTTGTTAAACAGTTAAAAGAAGCAGGTACGACTATTTTTTTTACAACACACTATATTGAAGAAGTTGATTATTGTGCGGATCGTGTCATTCTTTTGGATGAAGGCGTGATTCAAGCAGATAATACACCGTATCATTTGAGAACCTTGAATAAGAAAAAAGTTATTACTATTGAAAAAGAAATCTATCAAGAGTTTGAAGAAAGTTTAAGCAACTTAATAATCAAAAATCAGTTATCAATAACAACTAAAAATGACGTCTTAGTGATTATTTTTAAAAATGAACAGACAAATGAGGTTATTTCGGAGTTACTTCAAACAGGGATTCCATTTGATAACATTGAAATTACCAATACATCGTTATTAGAAACTATTTTTCAATCTGGAATAGACAAAGAAAGGAGTGAGGTAGATGCTAGCACTAATTAG
- a CDS encoding DUF3021 domain-containing protein has protein sequence MKKVIGHALFGIPSGILIGLVTSLIFSWQAGYGIFYPGPPAFMSLFNNELEALTAALVLWSIVGMMFSISSLIFEKLEWSILKQTFLHFLCTYTGLLALNVFLNWFDYTLGNVAEFTLTFIIIYAIVWSVSMLRVKRSLDEINQQLKKGRREK, from the coding sequence ATGAAAAAAGTGATAGGACACGCGTTGTTTGGTATTCCGTCAGGTATTCTGATTGGTTTAGTAACATCACTTATTTTTTCGTGGCAAGCAGGTTATGGCATTTTTTATCCTGGCCCTCCAGCTTTTATGTCGCTTTTTAATAATGAATTAGAAGCACTAACAGCAGCATTAGTTCTTTGGAGTATTGTAGGAATGATGTTTTCGATTTCTAGTCTTATTTTTGAAAAGTTGGAATGGTCTATTTTAAAACAAACTTTTCTACACTTCTTATGTACCTATACAGGCTTACTTGCTTTGAATGTTTTCTTGAATTGGTTTGACTATACCCTAGGAAATGTTGCTGAATTTACATTAACTTTTATCATAATTTATGCCATTGTCTGGTCAGTCTCAATGCTTAGAGTGAAGCGAAGTTTAGATGAAATTAATCAGCAACTTAAGAAAGGGAGGAGAGAAAAATGA
- a CDS encoding LytTR family DNA-binding domain-containing protein, whose translation MKVTFEMSDAYDEALVQIYANAMTDQIREIIQICSEETQGTLFGFKKEQLIPIQKEEMVRFFSLEKKTYCETESETLLIKEVLYKLEERFTHMIRISNSEMINPDFIKDLELSLAGTIKVNLKNGEQTYTSRRYMKEFKRRLGI comes from the coding sequence ATGAAAGTTACATTTGAGATGAGTGATGCATATGATGAAGCATTGGTTCAGATATATGCTAACGCTATGACAGATCAAATTCGGGAGATTATTCAAATTTGTTCAGAAGAAACTCAAGGCACTCTATTTGGTTTTAAGAAGGAGCAGTTGATACCTATTCAAAAAGAAGAAATGGTTCGCTTTTTTTCTTTAGAAAAAAAAACGTATTGTGAAACAGAATCAGAAACCCTTCTTATTAAAGAAGTGCTATACAAATTAGAGGAGAGATTTACTCATATGATTCGGATTTCTAATAGTGAGATGATTAATCCTGATTTTATTAAAGATTTAGAACTTTCTTTAGCTGGAACCATTAAAGTTAATTTGAAAAATGGAGAGCAAACATATACATCTAGACGATACATGAAAGAATTTAAAAGGAGGTTAGGTATATGA
- a CDS encoding LPXTG cell wall anchor domain-containing protein, whose product MKKIVVIATSILFMLAAPIVFAEESDKNISNESSIEETTTISSVDTTETESSKKEDGELSTLKSIKIRMVQIYLANNYITQAKHDEVISRVKEATTSQEVEDIMNELISSVEELSGFTYAFSEKYYNLEANIAAAVEKKLITQEQAQTFYDRLVIASTLDELSAISADFHKLIDGGTTGTSSTSSSTTNSTSDSSSTAETTTSTTVSKDSSEAPKKSFLPKTGELKNVMGMFAGVFITLSAVGCLLIKQR is encoded by the coding sequence ATGAAGAAGATAGTAGTAATTGCTACGAGTATCCTATTTATGTTGGCTGCCCCAATCGTTTTTGCGGAAGAATCCGATAAAAATATATCAAATGAGTCTTCGATTGAAGAAACTACAACTATTAGTAGTGTTGATACTACTGAAACAGAGTCTAGTAAAAAAGAAGACGGAGAGTTATCCACCTTAAAATCAATAAAAATAAGAATGGTTCAAATTTACTTAGCTAATAATTATATTACTCAAGCAAAGCATGATGAAGTCATATCTAGAGTAAAAGAGGCTACTACTAGTCAAGAAGTTGAAGATATTATGAATGAATTGATTAGTTCAGTAGAAGAGTTGAGTGGGTTTACTTATGCTTTTTCAGAGAAGTATTATAACTTAGAAGCTAATATAGCTGCAGCGGTGGAAAAGAAATTAATTACTCAAGAACAGGCTCAAACCTTCTATGATCGTTTAGTAATTGCCAGTACTTTAGATGAATTATCAGCAATTTCTGCTGATTTCCACAAATTAATTGATGGTGGGACTACTGGAACAAGCTCAACCTCGTCTAGTACAACAAATTCAACGAGTGATTCTAGTAGCACGGCAGAAACAACGACATCAACAACTGTGTCAAAGGATTCTTCAGAAGCACCTAAAAAGAGCTTCTTACCTAAAACAGGTGAGTTGAAAAACGTCATGGGAATGTTTGCCGGTGTGTTTATCACTTTGTCAGCAGTAGGATGCTTGTTGATTAAACAAAGATAA
- a CDS encoding ABC transporter substrate-binding protein, producing MKKIIAACSLLLLGSVVLGACGNDKKQETKESEPVVNKVSDKTLNIGILPAESALPIILAKEEGFFKKQGLDVDIKTFSSPNDRNVAIQAKEIDGTISDVMTEATFKKNGINMTITSGILEDFKVLTSPQSNITDIKNLGGKKVTLVPNFILEYIMDEFAARNSFTYEIVDIPSFSARSESLMSGKVDAAVYTEPQASMLAEKGAHIVGSSKEAGIKGGTIQFMDTIIKERPNDIKAFYNAYNEAIEFMNSHDAKDYAATLSKYQFPEEMADYINKQKEDYPHASPVLENDFNNIIKWAIKKKQINEEYAYKDLTNFSFLK from the coding sequence ATGAAAAAAATAATAGCAGCATGTAGTTTATTATTATTAGGTAGTGTGGTTTTAGGAGCTTGTGGCAATGATAAAAAACAGGAAACGAAAGAATCAGAACCAGTAGTTAATAAAGTGAGCGACAAAACATTAAATATAGGGATTTTACCAGCAGAGTCTGCGTTACCTATTATTCTAGCTAAAGAAGAAGGTTTCTTTAAAAAACAAGGACTTGATGTTGATATCAAAACTTTTTCTTCACCAAACGATAGAAATGTAGCCATTCAAGCAAAAGAAATTGATGGAACAATCAGTGATGTGATGACAGAAGCAACATTTAAGAAAAATGGTATCAATATGACGATTACATCTGGCATTTTAGAAGACTTTAAAGTTTTAACGTCTCCTCAATCAAATATTACAGATATTAAGAATCTAGGTGGTAAGAAAGTAACCCTAGTTCCAAATTTTATTTTAGAGTATATTATGGATGAGTTTGCTGCAAGAAACAGCTTTACTTATGAAATTGTTGATATCCCTTCATTTTCAGCAAGATCTGAAAGTTTAATGTCAGGGAAAGTAGATGCGGCAGTTTATACTGAACCTCAGGCAAGTATGTTGGCAGAAAAAGGAGCACATATTGTAGGAAGCTCTAAAGAAGCTGGCATAAAAGGTGGTACTATCCAGTTCATGGATACGATTATTAAAGAAAGACCAAATGATATTAAAGCCTTTTACAATGCCTATAATGAAGCTATTGAGTTTATGAATTCTCATGATGCTAAGGATTATGCGGCAACATTAAGTAAATATCAATTCCCAGAAGAAATGGCTGATTATATTAATAAGCAAAAAGAAGATTACCCACATGCTTCTCCAGTATTAGAAAATGATTTTAATAATATTATAAAATGGGCAATTAAGAAGAAACAAATTAATGAAGAGTATGCTTATAAAGATTTAACTAACTTTTCTTTCTTAAAATAA